A portion of the Heterodontus francisci isolate sHetFra1 unplaced genomic scaffold, sHetFra1.hap1 HAP1_SCAFFOLD_737, whole genome shotgun sequence genome contains these proteins:
- the LOC137358806 gene encoding zinc finger protein 22-like: protein MRSVGVLREMHLQRVKVGGRVGYSKRRISRRENLNQASYQDLKESFDSSAPEYHRTLNVEQEIHTGEKPFTCSMCGKGFTHSSKLTEHQRFHTGERQFTCNDLKNKNHLLKHQRVHIEGRPFICSECGRGFAQSINLLRHQRVHTGERPFTCSMSGWGFTQSINLPRPSVFT, encoded by the exons ATGCGCAGTGTCGGAGTTCTCCGGGAGATGCATTTGCAGCGGGTCAAAGTTGGCGGTCGGGTGG GGTATTCGAAGAGAAGGATTAGCAGACGGGAAAACTTAAACCAAGCATCATATCAAGATCTGAAAGAATCATTCGATTCATcagcacctgaatatcatcggactttgaatgtggaacaagaaat tcacactggggagaagccgttcacctgttccatgtgtgggaagggattcactcactcatctaaactcactgaacaccagcggtttcacactggggagagacagttcacctgcAATGA cttgaaaaacaaaaatcacctgctgaaacaccagagaGTTCACATTGAGGGAAGACCGTTcatctgctctgagtgtgggaggggattcgctcagtcaatcaacctgctgagacaccagcgagttcacactggggagagaccgttcacctgctccatgagTGGTTGGGGATTCACTCAGTCAATCAATCTGCCGAGACCGAGCGTGTTCACATGA